A single Thunnus thynnus chromosome 6, fThuThy2.1, whole genome shotgun sequence DNA region contains:
- the LOC137185327 gene encoding galactose-specific lectin nattectin-like, whose protein sequence is MASSLYLIVLLCLTSGLWSGANAKCPGRGPCCEKCPDGWTQYDSRCFIFHFQEKDWADAEVTCTDLGGNLASLRTADDYSALRNMVKRATGIDKTAWIGGYDAVKEGAWKWSDGEKFDFNGWHKGEPNNNGGAENCMEINYKEQDFVNDAKCDEKRSFICAKDTSS, encoded by the exons ATGGCATCCAGTCTGTACTTAATTGTGCTCCTCTGTCTGACCAGTGGACTGTGGAGTGGAGCAAAT GCAAAATGTCCAGGAAGAG GGCCTTGTTGTGAGAAGTGCCCTGATGGTTGGACTCAGTATGACTCTCGTTGCTTCATCTTCCACTTCCAAGAGAAGGACTGGGCTGATGCTGAG GTCACTTGTACTGACCTTGGTGGGAATCTGGCTTCACTCAGAACAGCAGATGATTACTCGGCTCTCCGAAATATGGTTAAGAGAGCGACAGGCATAGACAAAACAGCTTGGATTGGAGGCTATGATGCAGTTAAG GAGGGTGCGTGGAAGTGGAGTGATGGCGAAAAGTTTGACTTTAATGGCTGGCACAAAGGGGAGCCAAACAACAATGGAGGGGCAGAAAACTGTATGGAGATCAACTATAAAG AACAAGACTTTGTCAACGACGCGAAGTGTGATGAGAAGAGATCTTTCATTTGTGCCAAAGACACATCATCTTAG